A genomic region of Streptomyces diastaticus subsp. diastaticus contains the following coding sequences:
- a CDS encoding IS5 family transposase: MSERKLYPSDLSDEQWSLIEPVITAWKDRHRSVSGHQGAYEMREIVNAILYQGRTGCQWAYLPHDLPPKSATYYYFAAWRDDGTDQVIHELLRCQVRERARRLEDPTLVVLDTQSVHVAAGVPAATTGHDPAKRVPGRKRGLAVDALGLVIAVIVVAANTHDNAAGVVLLDQVAQHAGGSVRKALVDQGFKNQVVAHGAGLGIDVEIVARNPQVKGFVPQPKRWRVEQTYGVLILHRRLVRDYEYHPSSSASRVYWAMTHVMTRRLTGANTPTWREASAAAA; the protein is encoded by the coding sequence GTGAGCGAACGCAAGCTGTACCCGAGTGACTTGTCGGACGAGCAATGGTCGTTGATCGAGCCGGTGATCACCGCGTGGAAGGACCGGCACCGCTCGGTCAGCGGCCACCAGGGCGCCTACGAGATGCGGGAGATCGTGAACGCGATCCTCTACCAGGGGCGGACCGGCTGCCAGTGGGCTTATCTCCCGCACGACCTGCCGCCCAAGAGCGCGACCTACTACTACTTCGCCGCCTGGCGAGACGACGGCACTGATCAGGTCATCCATGAACTCCTGCGCTGCCAGGTCCGTGAACGCGCCCGCCGATTAGAGGACCCGACCCTGGTGGTCCTGGACACCCAAAGTGTCCACGTGGCCGCCGGGGTCCCTGCCGCCACGACCGGTCATGATCCGGCCAAGCGGGTGCCCGGCCGCAAACGCGGACTGGCCGTGGACGCCCTCGGCCTGGTCATCGCGGTCATCGTCGTCGCCGCGAACACTCACGACAACGCCGCGGGCGTCGTCCTGCTGGACCAGGTCGCCCAGCACGCAGGAGGAAGCGTCCGCAAGGCCTTGGTCGACCAGGGCTTCAAGAACCAGGTCGTCGCGCACGGCGCCGGCCTGGGCATCGATGTCGAGATCGTCGCACGCAACCCACAGGTCAAGGGGTTCGTGCCGCAGCCGAAGCGGTGGAGGGTCGAGCAGACCTACGGAGTCCTGATACTGCACCGGCGCCTGGTCCGCGACTACGAGTACCACCCCTCCTCCTCCGCCTCCCGCGTCTACTGGGCGATGACCCACGTCATGACCCGGCGCCTCACCGGCGCGAACACCCCCACCTGGCGCGAGGCGTCGGCGGCGGCAGCGTGA
- a CDS encoding TnsA-like heteromeric transposase endonuclease subunit, translating to MVDVEVCVRLAEDEVREDLAWESVPLEMLYAAEPWRTFRWYMGQKHYSGSYWSSTQSDHVIYESRLELARLLYADFDRGVTGIVAQPFLLRAEVDGALRRHIPDYLMATTAGPLVVDVKPRHWVARPEHAFTFSWTREAVEARGWCYEVWSEPPDAELANVRFLAGYRRDWLFEPDLLEEEGDEAVDEEPPPDRPDWLFDPAILDDVRDRVVDGETLGEAFACLPGRPAPLVRAAVLHLLWKQQWLTDLSVPLSARSVLRSAS from the coding sequence ATGGTGGATGTAGAGGTGTGTGTCCGGCTTGCCGAGGACGAGGTGCGCGAGGACCTCGCCTGGGAGTCGGTGCCGCTTGAGATGCTTTACGCGGCCGAGCCGTGGCGGACGTTCCGTTGGTACATGGGGCAGAAGCACTACTCGGGTTCGTACTGGTCAAGTACGCAGTCGGATCACGTGATCTACGAGTCGCGGCTGGAGCTGGCACGGCTGCTCTACGCCGACTTCGACCGGGGCGTGACCGGGATCGTGGCCCAGCCCTTCTTGCTGCGGGCCGAGGTGGACGGTGCGCTGCGCCGGCACATCCCGGACTACCTGATGGCCACCACGGCGGGCCCGCTGGTAGTGGACGTCAAGCCGCGGCACTGGGTGGCCCGGCCGGAGCACGCGTTCACCTTCTCCTGGACTCGTGAGGCGGTCGAGGCCCGCGGCTGGTGCTACGAGGTGTGGAGCGAGCCGCCGGACGCCGAGCTGGCCAACGTCCGCTTCCTCGCGGGCTACCGCCGCGACTGGCTGTTCGAGCCGGACCTGCTCGAGGAGGAAGGCGACGAGGCGGTGGACGAGGAGCCACCGCCGGATCGTCCGGATTGGCTCTTCGACCCGGCGATCCTCGACGACGTACGCGACCGGGTGGTGGACGGGGAGACGCTGGGGGAGGCGTTCGCCTGCCTGCCGGGCCGTCCGGCGCCGCTGGTACGCGCCGCGGTGTTGCATCTGCTGTGGAAACAGCAGTGGCTGACCGACCTGAGCGTTCCGCTCAGTGCCCGCAGCGTGCTCAGGAGCGCGTCGTGA
- the tpg gene encoding telomere-protecting terminal protein Tpg, which translates to MGEIEDAIERADQEAFTREPPKGLKARINFLIGQLKTTKAVAAELGVSRRSVERYRTGERKHPPKPIADRIETAVRARWQPKVRGRRRKQAATSTGITVETRARFGYTAPVGTTDDGRMRRLTVHLPPAYARRLFDAQQQGATDQQMRDIVAEGLQEVYFKDGGRRATGLEVALTDIDYFDVSY; encoded by the coding sequence GTGGGGGAGATCGAGGACGCTATCGAGCGGGCCGACCAGGAAGCATTCACCCGTGAGCCCCCCAAGGGCCTCAAGGCCCGCATCAACTTCCTGATTGGCCAGCTGAAGACCACCAAGGCCGTCGCGGCGGAGCTTGGTGTCAGTCGGCGGTCGGTGGAGCGCTACCGCACCGGCGAGCGCAAGCACCCGCCCAAGCCCATCGCCGACCGCATTGAGACGGCCGTACGCGCCCGCTGGCAGCCGAAGGTCCGAGGGCGCCGCCGCAAGCAGGCCGCCACCAGCACCGGCATCACCGTGGAGACCCGGGCCCGGTTCGGCTACACCGCGCCCGTCGGTACCACCGACGACGGCAGGATGCGCCGCCTGACCGTCCACCTTCCGCCGGCCTACGCCCGCCGCCTGTTCGACGCCCAGCAACAGGGCGCTACCGACCAGCAGATGCGTGACATCGTCGCCGAAGGACTGCAGGAGGTGTACTTCAAGGACGGCGGACGCCGCGCCACAGGCCTCGAAGTCGCCCTCACCGACATCGACTACTTCGACGTCTCCTACTGA
- a CDS encoding DUF6087 family protein, giving the protein MGKHRRPEPAVPRRAARERRRPARRVQQATPTADGHLPPSPTDARRRSHLRPDEPRILEEWDDFTYQVAGTAPNLAEAQNWVAELALDDDPAA; this is encoded by the coding sequence ATGGGCAAGCACCGCCGACCCGAACCAGCCGTCCCGCGCCGTGCCGCACGTGAACGCCGACGACCCGCTCGCCGCGTACAACAAGCGACGCCGACCGCCGATGGACATCTACCGCCGTCACCGACCGATGCACGGCGGCGCAGCCACCTCCGGCCCGACGAGCCACGGATCCTGGAGGAGTGGGACGACTTCACCTACCAGGTGGCCGGCACCGCACCAAACCTCGCCGAGGCCCAGAACTGGGTTGCGGAACTGGCGCTCGACGACGACCCCGCCGCGTGA
- a CDS encoding AAA family ATPase yields MNSENTWTPGDVHRLDALTLSRKEGWAAFADAAPRVQPELLPRSAYVALNERARAEYDRARRVWHANLGPLRTPQLAEVHEDLWDIVDSNQQDGDKAKGAVAVDAFPGLGKTTAVLAFARDFHRREIAEGGAFTDGGHERLPVCRVGLTGNTGMKDFNRAMLEFFGHPGRVTGTTAEFAQRALDCVLSCDVKLLIVDDLHFLRWRATGGVEVSNHFKYIANEFPVTLLFVGVGLAARGLFSEGETYDNAVLAQTGRRTTRLDMRSFELKSDQGRAEWRQLLLALEKRLVLREKYRGMLADDLFDYLFIRSSGHIGSLMTLINRGCQRAARTGAERLDEELLSRVKIDQAAHLAQDDVRNLLKGQRSRRSRQVVRR; encoded by the coding sequence GTGAACAGCGAGAACACCTGGACGCCGGGAGACGTCCACCGCCTGGACGCGCTGACCCTGTCCCGCAAGGAGGGCTGGGCGGCGTTCGCGGACGCGGCGCCGCGTGTCCAGCCCGAACTGCTGCCGCGCAGTGCGTATGTGGCGTTGAATGAGCGGGCGCGGGCCGAGTACGACCGGGCCCGGCGAGTGTGGCACGCGAACCTCGGCCCGTTGCGCACCCCGCAGCTGGCCGAGGTGCACGAGGACTTGTGGGACATCGTCGACAGCAACCAGCAGGACGGCGACAAGGCCAAGGGCGCCGTCGCGGTGGACGCCTTTCCCGGGCTGGGCAAGACCACTGCCGTGCTGGCCTTCGCCCGGGACTTCCACCGCCGGGAGATCGCCGAGGGCGGCGCGTTCACGGACGGCGGGCACGAACGGCTCCCCGTCTGCCGGGTAGGCCTGACCGGCAACACCGGGATGAAGGACTTCAACCGGGCGATGCTGGAGTTCTTCGGCCACCCCGGACGCGTCACCGGCACCACGGCCGAGTTCGCCCAGCGCGCTCTGGACTGTGTGCTCTCGTGTGATGTGAAGCTCTTGATCGTCGACGATCTGCACTTCCTCCGATGGAGGGCGACCGGCGGTGTCGAGGTGAGCAACCACTTCAAGTACATCGCGAACGAGTTCCCGGTCACCTTGCTGTTCGTCGGCGTCGGCCTGGCCGCGCGTGGCCTGTTCTCCGAGGGCGAGACCTACGACAACGCGGTCCTGGCCCAGACGGGCCGGCGCACGACCCGCCTGGACATGCGGTCCTTCGAGCTCAAGAGTGATCAGGGCCGCGCCGAGTGGCGGCAGCTGCTGCTGGCCCTGGAGAAGCGCCTGGTGCTCAGGGAGAAGTACCGGGGAATGCTCGCCGACGACCTGTTCGACTACCTCTTCATCCGCTCCAGCGGCCACATCGGGTCGCTGATGACCCTCATCAACCGCGGCTGCCAGCGAGCCGCGCGCACCGGCGCCGAGCGTCTCGATGAGGAACTGCTCAGCCGCGTCAAGATCGACCAGGCGGCCCACCTGGCCCAGGACGACGTACGCAATCTCCTGAAGGGCCAGCGCTCCCGCCGGTCCCGTCAGGTGGTTCGCCGGTGA
- a CDS encoding Mu transposase C-terminal domain-containing protein, whose amino-acid sequence MNWAAVRVGVGTRFSYDGEVVEVVELASTQAGGGVVLKDGRGRLLRLAVKELLLSDRARVIPDGPGPASDDPQDVAAVVLDQLDTAERERVLERAAHVREVLTGFRSGSEELAAAGEPRADYAPVEPMESRYAAKAAELEVAARTVARWVSAFRRDGEAGLVPARSGPRSGHRNAEVWSEAALEVMVEHTGQSKPSRKMVIERTRARLLARGFEEEDLPSRATAYRLLEGLERRHPTFRLSTKRNRDIAARPGGVYGKLRPTRPGEYLLMDTNRLDVFALDPVTLQWLQAELTVAMDWYTRCICGIRITPVSTKAVDASDALYQAFRPRPAGADWPAHALWPEHGIPRSVLIDATALEGPMRSAASPALVPETVLVDHGKVFVSEHLTSVCRRLGISVQPARLRTGRDKGPLERFFLTLREDLLQGLPGYKGPDLHSRGERSEGEAFFFLHELEAIIREWVACVYHVRPHTSLVDPGVPGLRMSPAAMFEHGLHRAGYIEVPRDPDLAFEFLRVERRKIQHYGIDLDARRYNGAALDPYRGLLSDERDGKWPIAVNPDDINAVYFRDPASRRWHALAWEHAPGRDMPVSEEALQYARRLAAARDRFPDDKAAVRDLFERWNLGLGTTLVERRMALRLAREQAALDLPEPEESVATLPSVRRLMDLPDAAGPQLAAEAGDDDVADDAELVELEDDSDFYTDALEDA is encoded by the coding sequence GTGAACTGGGCCGCGGTGCGCGTGGGAGTGGGGACCCGCTTCTCCTACGACGGCGAGGTCGTCGAGGTGGTGGAGCTCGCCAGCACGCAGGCCGGCGGCGGGGTGGTCCTCAAGGACGGGCGGGGACGGCTGCTGCGGCTGGCCGTCAAGGAACTGCTGCTCTCGGACCGCGCCCGCGTCATCCCGGACGGGCCCGGACCGGCCTCCGACGACCCGCAGGACGTGGCCGCGGTGGTGCTGGACCAGCTGGATACCGCGGAGCGCGAGCGCGTGCTGGAGAGGGCCGCGCACGTGCGGGAGGTGCTCACCGGGTTCCGCAGCGGCAGCGAGGAGTTGGCGGCCGCGGGGGAGCCCCGCGCCGACTACGCGCCGGTTGAGCCGATGGAGAGCCGGTACGCGGCGAAGGCGGCCGAGCTCGAGGTGGCCGCGCGCACGGTCGCGCGGTGGGTGTCGGCGTTTCGCCGGGACGGTGAGGCGGGACTGGTGCCGGCTCGCAGCGGTCCGCGGTCCGGGCACCGGAACGCGGAGGTGTGGTCGGAGGCGGCACTGGAGGTGATGGTCGAGCACACGGGCCAGTCCAAGCCGTCGCGCAAGATGGTCATTGAGCGGACCCGTGCCCGGCTGCTGGCCAGGGGGTTCGAGGAGGAGGACCTGCCCAGCCGGGCGACTGCCTACCGCCTGCTGGAGGGCCTTGAGCGGCGGCATCCGACGTTCCGGCTGAGTACGAAGCGGAACCGGGACATTGCCGCCCGGCCCGGCGGGGTCTACGGGAAGCTGCGGCCGACCCGGCCGGGCGAGTACCTGCTGATGGACACCAACCGTCTGGACGTGTTCGCCCTGGACCCGGTCACGCTGCAGTGGCTGCAGGCGGAGCTCACGGTCGCGATGGACTGGTACACCCGCTGCATCTGCGGAATCAGGATCACCCCGGTGTCGACGAAAGCGGTGGACGCCAGCGACGCCCTCTACCAGGCGTTCAGGCCCCGGCCCGCGGGAGCGGACTGGCCGGCGCACGCCCTCTGGCCCGAGCACGGCATCCCGAGGTCGGTCCTGATCGACGCCACGGCGCTGGAAGGGCCGATGCGCTCGGCGGCGTCACCGGCGCTGGTGCCGGAGACGGTGCTGGTCGACCACGGCAAGGTGTTCGTCTCGGAGCATCTGACCAGCGTCTGTCGCCGGTTGGGGATATCGGTGCAGCCAGCAAGGCTCCGGACGGGCCGGGACAAGGGCCCGCTGGAGAGATTTTTTCTGACCCTACGCGAGGACCTGCTGCAGGGCCTGCCCGGTTACAAGGGGCCCGATCTGCACTCGAGGGGAGAGAGGTCCGAGGGGGAGGCGTTCTTCTTCCTCCACGAACTTGAGGCGATCATCCGCGAGTGGGTGGCCTGCGTGTATCACGTGAGGCCACACACCAGTCTGGTCGATCCGGGCGTTCCGGGGCTGCGGATGTCGCCGGCGGCGATGTTCGAGCACGGCCTGCACCGGGCCGGCTACATCGAGGTGCCGCGCGATCCGGACCTGGCGTTCGAGTTCCTGCGGGTGGAACGCCGCAAGATCCAGCACTACGGCATCGACCTGGACGCGCGCCGCTACAACGGCGCCGCCCTGGACCCCTACCGCGGGCTGCTCAGCGATGAGCGGGACGGCAAGTGGCCGATCGCGGTGAACCCGGACGACATCAACGCGGTCTACTTCCGCGATCCCGCGAGCCGCCGGTGGCACGCGCTGGCCTGGGAGCACGCGCCGGGGCGGGACATGCCGGTGAGCGAGGAGGCACTTCAGTACGCCCGCCGTCTGGCCGCGGCCCGGGACCGGTTCCCGGACGATAAGGCCGCGGTCCGGGACCTGTTCGAGCGGTGGAACCTCGGCCTGGGCACCACGCTGGTCGAGCGCCGGATGGCGCTGCGGCTCGCCCGGGAACAGGCGGCCCTGGACCTGCCCGAGCCCGAGGAGAGCGTCGCCACGCTGCCGAGCGTGCGGCGCCTGATGGACCTGCCGGACGCGGCTGGTCCGCAGCTCGCGGCCGAGGCGGGCGACGACGACGTGGCTGATGATGCCGAGCTGGTGGAGCTGGAAGACGACAGCGACTTCTACACCGACGCCCTGGAGGACGCGTGA
- a CDS encoding TniQ family protein, with translation MTHARTLPIRLAPHPGEALDSWWEAIAHRLGTNTGDVLSAMGLLPRSPSRPVSSGILGHLVTLLDEDQAARAAWSAGVPPAQMHAMTLARYDQRVHVIAPQRRRVAARHVWGRARGSRYCPACLAENGGRWLLTWRLGWSFACLDHRLLLVDACPRCSRTPRHFPTTTRHPLVPGQCHSPAKDDSSRAVRCGQPLEEADAIELTRQGPVIAAQRLIENAISMGQADFGVYQDEPQSSLALFGDLRALACILLRRVPERLVDFVPPEILSAHQHPEPEAVRAFDPAEETLPGRLAPRRAATAALAVSAALHILGHDNAHVAGDALRHLISDADGTMPLKVAHRWNHTSEVFDAIHLATLAPRLKHSDQLRYRTADRLPRRPVSAAAPRTAQRARWIPTQLWPTWSARLSPVSGSLSRTIRLALSCYLLLVGGARGDFTTATRILRSPAEDRLGPHMAQRLTKRGHFTAISLGLYALADYLDQEGSPIDYDRRRAVDYRDLLPLDTWTQLCRDIEFDAGGVRRHLFARALLFERISGLPATVAPAAYAPATPELRTMLRTFETDLTPGLVSQLEEHAREFLARQGIHDEPLTWQPPTDIIDGLDLPGCDLGDIDLGLLHRLIRDGSLTTAGAARRLGVSHDAVRFVLQEQPAPPRRSAMWERGATIRRARAALPKDTFARLYLEEYRPLKWIAKRAGVNEDAIKVLVREYGMTREGKATRWRQIDLDWLREERAAGRTCRELAEETGFSLGMISYLGRQHDLPGRRPARKG, from the coding sequence GTGACGCACGCGCGGACCCTGCCGATCCGTCTCGCCCCCCACCCAGGCGAGGCACTCGACTCCTGGTGGGAGGCGATCGCCCACCGGCTGGGCACCAACACCGGCGACGTTCTCTCCGCCATGGGCCTGCTGCCGCGCAGCCCGTCCAGGCCGGTGAGCTCGGGCATCCTGGGGCACCTCGTCACGCTCCTTGATGAGGACCAGGCGGCGAGGGCCGCATGGTCGGCCGGCGTGCCCCCGGCGCAGATGCACGCGATGACCCTGGCCCGCTACGACCAGCGGGTCCACGTGATCGCCCCCCAGCGGCGTCGGGTCGCAGCGCGGCATGTCTGGGGACGGGCCCGCGGGTCCCGCTACTGCCCGGCCTGCCTGGCCGAGAACGGCGGCAGATGGCTGCTGACATGGAGACTCGGCTGGTCCTTCGCTTGCCTGGATCACCGTCTGCTGCTGGTCGACGCCTGCCCGCGCTGCAGCCGTACGCCACGGCACTTCCCCACGACCACACGGCACCCGCTTGTTCCGGGGCAGTGCCACAGCCCGGCCAAGGACGACTCCTCGCGGGCCGTACGTTGCGGTCAGCCGCTCGAGGAGGCCGACGCCATCGAGCTCACCAGGCAGGGGCCGGTGATCGCGGCCCAGAGACTCATCGAGAACGCGATCTCCATGGGGCAGGCCGACTTCGGCGTCTACCAGGATGAGCCCCAGTCCAGTCTTGCGCTGTTCGGTGACCTTCGGGCCCTGGCCTGCATCCTCCTTCGCCGCGTCCCTGAGCGCCTGGTGGACTTTGTCCCGCCCGAGATCCTGTCAGCGCATCAGCATCCCGAGCCCGAAGCGGTGCGTGCCTTCGACCCCGCCGAGGAGACCCTGCCGGGCCGTCTGGCCCCACGGCGGGCCGCGACCGCCGCCCTCGCGGTCAGCGCGGCCCTGCACATCCTCGGGCACGACAACGCCCATGTGGCTGGAGACGCCCTTCGCCACCTGATCAGCGACGCCGACGGCACCATGCCCCTCAAGGTCGCACACCGGTGGAACCACACCAGCGAGGTCTTCGACGCGATCCACCTCGCGACGCTGGCCCCCCGCCTCAAACACAGCGACCAGCTGCGGTACCGCACCGCGGACCGGCTGCCTCGCAGGCCTGTCTCTGCGGCGGCCCCCCGGACCGCTCAGCGGGCCCGCTGGATCCCGACGCAGCTCTGGCCGACGTGGTCCGCGCGGCTGAGCCCTGTGAGCGGGTCTCTGTCGCGCACCATCCGTCTGGCCCTGTCGTGCTACCTCCTGCTCGTCGGCGGCGCGAGAGGGGATTTCACTACAGCGACCCGGATTCTCCGGTCCCCGGCGGAGGACAGGCTCGGTCCCCACATGGCGCAACGGCTCACGAAGCGGGGACACTTCACGGCGATCAGCCTCGGCCTGTACGCGCTGGCGGACTACCTCGACCAGGAGGGGTCACCGATCGACTACGACCGCCGCCGCGCGGTCGACTACCGCGATCTGCTTCCTCTGGACACCTGGACACAGCTCTGCCGGGACATCGAATTCGACGCCGGCGGCGTGCGGCGGCACCTATTTGCCCGGGCGCTGCTGTTCGAGCGGATCAGCGGCCTCCCGGCCACCGTCGCCCCGGCCGCCTACGCGCCCGCCACCCCGGAGTTGCGGACCATGCTGCGGACCTTCGAAACGGATCTCACCCCCGGGCTGGTGAGCCAACTCGAAGAGCACGCACGCGAGTTCCTCGCCCGGCAGGGCATCCACGACGAGCCTCTCACCTGGCAGCCGCCGACGGACATCATCGACGGTCTCGACCTGCCCGGGTGCGACCTCGGGGACATCGACCTGGGCCTCCTGCATCGCCTCATCCGGGACGGATCCCTGACGACAGCTGGAGCGGCCCGCCGCCTGGGGGTGAGCCATGACGCGGTCCGCTTCGTCCTGCAGGAGCAGCCGGCACCCCCCAGAAGATCCGCGATGTGGGAGAGAGGAGCGACCATCCGCCGGGCCCGCGCCGCGCTCCCCAAGGACACGTTCGCCCGCCTCTACCTCGAGGAATACCGACCGCTGAAGTGGATCGCGAAGCGCGCCGGCGTGAACGAGGACGCCATCAAGGTCCTGGTCCGCGAGTACGGCATGACCCGCGAGGGCAAAGCGACCCGCTGGCGCCAGATCGATCTCGACTGGCTCCGCGAGGAACGGGCCGCCGGACGCACCTGCCGCGAGCTCGCCGAGGAGACCGGCTTCTCGCTCGGAATGATCAGCTACCTGGGCCGGCAGCACGACCTTCCCGGTCGACGGCCCGCCCGGAAGGGCTGA
- a CDS encoding phosphatase PAP2 family protein, which produces MTQQDASPELARPAPGPGSEAAAGTGSVRAGRPRLPAPLCLLAFAAVYLLAVWTPFGQRAENALIGGNGARPAWMYDWSGAAYGSSALPPMENTALPTLIVGTVLVTAVALARRRWWQGCAAVGVVIATVGAKELARAVLPRPDLVDARVSLVEASFPSGHVAVPAGLVLAAVLVASPRLRPYVAGAGMLWLAVTAGTVLATYHHRPSDVLGSTLLACAGYGLAVRLLPSAHAPAAAHRPRALPAVALSLSAVGALAAGARDDSLTESLVFAATAFLCAALFWFTTTLPLHPRTPRPNRASPQSGRRPEHP; this is translated from the coding sequence ATGACTCAGCAGGACGCGTCACCGGAGCTCGCGCGCCCGGCTCCTGGCCCCGGCTCGGAGGCGGCGGCCGGGACCGGATCGGTGCGGGCCGGCCGCCCGCGGCTCCCGGCGCCGCTGTGCCTCCTGGCGTTCGCGGCGGTCTACCTGCTCGCCGTCTGGACCCCGTTCGGGCAGCGGGCGGAGAACGCCCTGATCGGCGGGAACGGCGCCCGGCCGGCGTGGATGTACGACTGGTCGGGCGCGGCCTACGGGTCCTCGGCGCTGCCGCCCATGGAGAACACCGCCCTGCCCACCCTGATCGTCGGCACGGTGCTCGTCACCGCGGTCGCCCTGGCCCGCCGGCGCTGGTGGCAGGGGTGCGCGGCGGTCGGCGTCGTCATCGCCACCGTCGGCGCCAAGGAGTTGGCCAGGGCCGTGCTGCCCCGCCCGGATCTGGTGGACGCGCGTGTCTCACTGGTCGAGGCGAGCTTCCCCAGCGGCCACGTGGCCGTCCCCGCCGGGCTGGTCCTGGCCGCGGTACTCGTGGCGTCCCCGCGCCTGCGCCCGTACGTCGCGGGTGCCGGCATGTTGTGGCTGGCCGTGACCGCCGGCACCGTCCTGGCCACCTACCACCACCGGCCCAGCGACGTGCTCGGCTCGACGCTGCTGGCCTGCGCCGGCTACGGCCTCGCGGTGCGCCTGCTGCCGTCGGCCCACGCACCCGCCGCCGCACACCGGCCGCGTGCGCTGCCCGCCGTGGCGCTGAGCCTCTCGGCGGTCGGCGCCCTCGCCGCGGGCGCGCGGGACGACTCGCTCACCGAGTCGCTGGTCTTCGCGGCGACGGCCTTCCTGTGCGCGGCCCTGTTCTGGTTCACCACGACGCTCCCGCTTCACCCCCGCACACCGCGCCCGAACCGCGCGTCACCGCAGAGCGGACGGCGCCCGGAGCACCCCTGA